The Ustilaginoidea virens chromosome 4, complete sequence genome contains a region encoding:
- a CDS encoding beta-tubulin codes for MREIVHLQTGQCGNQIGAAFWQTISGEHGLDSNGVYNGTSELQLERMSVYFNEASGNKYVPRAVLVDLEPGTMDAVRAGPFGQLFRPDNFVFGQSGAGNNWAKGHYTEGAELVDNVLDVVRREAEGCDCLQGFQITHSLGGGTGAGMGTLLISKIREEFPDRMMATFSVVPSPKVSDTVVEPYNATLSVHQLVENSDETFCIDNEALYDICMRTLKLASPSYGDLNYLVSAVMSGVTTCLRFPGQLNSDLRKLAVNMVPFPRLHFFMVGFAPLTSRGAHSFRAVSVPELTQQMFDPKNMMAASDFRNGRYLTCSAIFRGKVAMKEVEDQMRNVQNKNSTYFVEWIPNNIQTALCAIPPRGLKMSSTFIGNSTSIQELFKRVGEQFTAMFRRKAFLHWYTGEGMDEMEFTEAESNMNDLVSEYQQYQDAGIDEEEGEYEEEANAEETLE; via the exons ATGCGTGAGATT GTTCACCTCCAGACCGGTCAATGC GGTAACCAAATCGGTGCCGCTTTTTGGCAAACCATCTCTGGCGAGCATGGCCTCGACAGCAATGGCGTTTACAATGGCACTTCTGAGCTTCAGCTCGAGCGTATGAGCGTCTACTTCAACGAG GCCTCCGGCAACAAGTATGTTCCTCGCGCCGTCCTCGTCGATTTGGAGCCTGGTACCATGGATGCCGTCCGCGCCGGTCCTTTTGGTCAACTGTTCCGTCCGGACAACTTCGTTTTCGGCCAGTCCGGTGCTGGCAACAACTGGGCCAAGGGCCACTACACTGAGGGTGCCGAGCTGGTGGACAATGTTTTGGACGTGGTGCGTCGTGAGGCTGAAGGCTGCGACTGCCTCCAGGGCTTCCAGATCACCCACTCTCTCGGTGGTGGCACTGGTGCCGGCATGGGCACCTTGCTCATCTCCAAGATCCGCGAGGAGTTCCCCGACCGAATGATGGCCACCTTCTCTGTCGTCCCCTCTCCCAAGGTCTCCGACACCGTCGTTGAGCCCTACAACGCCACCCTTTCCGTCCACCAGCTCGTTGAGAACTCGGACGAGACTTTCTGCATCGACAACGAGGCTCTGTACGACATTTGCATGCGTACCCTCAAGCTGGCCAGTCCTTCTTACGGTGACCTGAACTACCTGGTCTCCGCCGTCATGTCCGGCGTCACAACCTGTTTGCGATTCCCCGGCCAGCTCAACTCTGATTTGCGCAAGCTGGCTGTCAACATGGTTCCTTTCCCTCGTCTTCACTTCTTCATGGTTGGCTTCGCGCCCCTGACCAGCCGTGGTGCCCACTCTTTCCGAGCCGTCAGCGTTCCGGAGCTCACCCAGCAGATGTTTGACCCCAAGAACATGATGGCTGCTTCCGACTTCCGAAATGGTCGCTATCTGACTTGCTCGGCCATTTT CCGCGGCAAGGTTGCTATGAAGGAGGTTGAGGACCAGATGCGTAACGTGCAGAACAAGAACTCGACCTACTTTGTCGAGTGGATCCCCAACAATATCCAGACGGCTCTCTGCGCCATTCCTCCTCGTGGCCTCAAGATGTCTTCCACCTTTATCGGCAACTCCACCTCCATCCAGGAGCTCTTCAAGCGCGTTGGTGAGCAGTTCACCGCCATGTTCCGTCGCAAGGCTTTCTTGCATTGGTATACTGGTGAGGGAATGGATGAAATGGAGTTCACCGAGGCCGAGTCCAACATGAACGACCTTGTCTCCGAATACCAGCAGTACCAGGACGCTGGCATTGATGAGGAGGAAGGGGAATATGAGGAGGAGGCCAATGCCGAAGAGACTTTGGAGTAG